A DNA window from Castanea sativa cultivar Marrone di Chiusa Pesio chromosome 7, ASM4071231v1 contains the following coding sequences:
- the LOC142642103 gene encoding basic blue protein-like, which produces MVMSQGRGNAIAVSVLLLGMLLHCGNVWAATYTVGDAGGWAFNVVGWPNGKTFRAGDVLVFNYNPASHNVVGVGKHGYDTCTAAGQKFQTGSDKITLVKGFNYFICGFPGHCANNMKIAVNAM; this is translated from the exons atGGTGATGTCTCAGGGAAGAGGTAATGCAATTGCTGTCTCAGTTCTGCTATTGGGTATGCTCCTTCACTGTGGTAATGTTTGGGCAGCAACCTATACTGTTGGAGATGCTGGTGGATGGGCCTTCAATGTTGTGGGTTGGCCTAATGGAAAGACCTTTAGGGCTGGTGATGTACTCG TGTTCAACTACAACCCAGCATCACACAATGTGGTTGGTGTAGGCAAACATGGTTACGATACATGCACGGCAGCAGgacaaaaatttcaaactgGAAGTGATAAAATCACGCTTGTGAAAGGATTTAACTATTTCATTTGCGGTTTTCCTGGGCATTGTGCAAACAACATGAAAATAGCTGTCAACGCAATGTAA